A genomic window from Aquila chrysaetos chrysaetos chromosome 21, bAquChr1.4, whole genome shotgun sequence includes:
- the LOC115333900 gene encoding uncharacterized protein KIAA0754-like, translated as MAGLRQRTPKMPMDEEANARSQPANGLPSLQKRRQVGHRQPEAAPQGSQRQASSLRGNRLPRLPCPERSQATGSRHAQTASLARRVALPRSGATREETTRLPALTPLPRPAAAARHAPAARPPGAASPCCKLPPLPAAPAASSARGRETSTGTAASGHRRIVPSARGVRGDPGTAARARVQRPAPLSPTARAAAVKGTAQCLRSEVPRKVAAASRRPSQQPEARRDGARSTAVATTARTDEVGAADGGAAPTAQPALAEEEEREDDSDKELSQGEDFTTTTTIWVNPLVPELFQDPHAGPREGPSGKGAEAAAGAAGELQSASPAPAGLTGAEPAGSALDGAPEEEGHHAPLAPAAQDEAKKSPASPVFGEQDTAAAAESQAPAPHSSAAFTAALQDVADRIVRGVLMEALAAQEIASQQPAEQQDRVHSVAVAMTETTHEVWATNSGEAPAALPALAEEEEREDDSDKELSQGKGFTTTTTTTTIWVNPLVLEVFQDPHAGPQEGPSSKGAEAAAEAAGELQSASPAPAGLTGAEPAGSALDGAPEEEGHHAPLAPAAQDEAKKSPASPVFGEQDTAAAAESQAPAPHSSAAFTAALQDVADRIVRGGPDGGSGYTGDSQPAAGGKAGPGTQRGCRNDRNNTRGPGN; from the exons ATGGCAGGTCTGCGGCAGAGGACGCCGAAGATGCCCATGGACGAGGAGGCGAACGCCCGCTCCCAGCCCGCCAACGGGCTGCCGAGCCTGCAGAAGAGGCGCCAG GTGGGCCACAGGCAGCCAGAGGCAGCGCCACAGGGCAGCCAGAGGCAGGCCTCGTCCCTCCGTGGGAACAGGCTGCCACGGCTGCCCTGCCCAGAGCGCTCGCAGGCCACAGGGAGCCGCCACGCACAG ACGGCCAGTCTGGCGCGCAGGGTGGCACTGCCCCGCAGCGGGGCGACGCGGGAGGAGACAACCCGTCTGCCAGCCTTGACGCCTCTCCCcaggccggcggcggcagccaGGCACGCACCCGCGGCTCGGCCGCCGGGCgctgccagcccctgctgcAAGCTGCCGCCTCTGCCGGCAGCACCCGCTGCGTCTTCTGCCAGGGGCAGGGAAACCAGCACCGGCACGGCAGCCAGCGGCCACCGACGAATCGTCCCATCTGCTCGGGGCGTCCGCGGTGACCCGGGCACAGCCGCGAGGGCGCGGGTCCAGAGGCCTGCCCCGCTCAGCCCCACAGCCCGTGCCGCAGCTGTGAAGGGGACAGCCCAGTGCCTCAGGAGTGAGGTCCCGCGCAAGGTTGCAGCTGCAAGCCGGAGACCCAGCCAGCAGCCGGAGGCACGGCGAGACGGGGCGCGCAGCACGGCTGTCGCAACGACCGCAAGAACGGATGAGGTTGGGGCAGCCGACGGCGGCGCGGCCCCTACGGCTCAGCCCGCCTTggccgaggaggaggagagggaagatgaCAGCGACAAAGAGCTGTCCCAAGGGGAAgacttcaccaccaccaccaccatctgGGTCAACCCCTTGGTCCCGGAGCTCTTCCAGGACCCCCACGCTGGTCCCCGGGAGGGGCCCAGCGGCAAGGGCGCAGAGGCGGCAGCAGGGGCGGCTGGCGAGCTGCAGAGtgcctctcctgctccagcggGGCTCACGGGTGCTGAGCCAGCAGGTTCTGCTCTGGACGGTGCCCCTGAGGAAGAGGGGCACCACGCGCCTCTCGCTCCCGCAGCGCAGGACGAAGCCAAGAAGTCACCGGCTTCTCCTGTCTTTGGCGAGCAGGACACAGCAGCGGCGGCAGAGAGCCAGGCACCAGCCCCGCACAGCTCCGCAGCATTCACCGCGGCTCTGCAGGACGTTGCCGACCGCATTGTGAGGGGGGTCCTGATGGAGGCTCTGGCTGCACAGGAGATAGCCAGCCAGCAGCCGGCGGAACAGCAGGACCGGGTACACAGCGTGGCTGTGGCGATGACAGAAACAACACACGAGGTCTGGGCAACCAACAGCGGCGAGgcccctgcagctctgcctgccttggctgaggaggaggagagggaagatgaCAGCGACAAAGAGCTGTCCCAAGGGAAAGgcttcaccaccaccaccaccaccaccaccatctgGGTCAACCCCTTGGTCCTGGAGGTCTTCCAGGACCCCCACGCTGGTCCCCAGGAGGGGCCCAGCAGCAAGGGCGCAGAGGCGGCAGCAGAGGCGGCTGGCGAGCTGCAGAGtgcctctcctgctccagcggGGCTCACGGGTGCTGAGCCAGCAGGTTCTGCTCTGGACGGTGCCCCTGAGGAAGAGGGGCACCACGCGCCTCTCGCTCCCGCAGCGCAGGACGAAGCCAAGAAGTCACCGGCTTCTCCTGTCTTTGGCGAGCAGGACACAGCAGCGGCGGCAGAGAGCCAGGCACCAGCCCCGCACAGCTCCGCAGCATTCACCGCGGCTCTGCAGGACGTTGCCGACCGCATTGTGAGGGGGGGTCCTGATGGAGGCTCTGGCTACACAGGAGAtagccagccagcagctggcGGAAAAGCAGGACCGGGTACACAGCGTGGCTGTCGCAACGACAGAAACAACACACGAGGTCCGGGCAACTGA
- the AIFM1 gene encoding apoptosis-inducing factor 1, mitochondrial isoform X4, producing MRPPLSKELWFSDDPNVTETLRFKQWNGKERSIYFQPPSFYVPVRDLPFVENGGVAVLCGKKVVHMDVRGNIVKLSDGTQISYDKCLIATGGSPRNLPAIERAGKDVQQRLTLFRKIEDFKSLEKISREVKSITIIGGGFLGSELACALGRRARTRGLEVIQLFPENGNMGKVLPEYLSNWTTEKVRREGVNVMPNAVVKSVSVCGNRLMIKLKDGRKVETDHIVAAVGLEPNVELAKSAGLEVDSDFGGFRVNAELQARSNIWVAGDAACFYDIKLGRRRVEHHDHAVVSGRLAGENMTGAAKPYWHQSMFWSDLGPNVGYEAIGLVDSSLPTVGVFAKATAKDTPKSATEQSGTGIRSESETEAEASEVHISPSFSPTPQVPKQGEDYGKGVIFYLRDKVVVGIVLWNIFNRMPIARKIIKDGEEHDDLNEVAKLFNIHEE from the exons TATATATTTCCAGCCGCCGTCATTCTATGTGCCTGTTCGTGATCTGCCTTTTGTAGAAAATGGTGGAGTAGCAGTTCTCTGTGGCAAGAAG GTTGTGCATATGGATGTTAGAGGAAACATAGTGAAACTCAGTGATGGTACCCAGATATCCTATGACAAATGTCTAATTGCCACTG GTGGTTCCCCAAGGAACCTACCCGCCAttgaaagagcaggaaaagatGTACAACAAAGGCTGACACTGTTCCGAAAG ATTGAGGACTTCAAAAGTCTGGAGAAGATTTCAAGAGAAGTCAAGTCCATCACAATTATTGGTGGTGGTTTTCTCGGCAGTGAGCTGGCCTGTGCTCTGGGAAGAAGAG caCGAACCAGAGGCCTGGAGGTGATTCAGCTGTTTCCAGAGAACGGCAATATGGGCAAAGTCTTGCCTGAATATCTGAGCAACTGGACCACAGAGAAAGTCAGAAGAG AGGGTGTTAATGTCATGCCTAACGCTGTGGTCAAGTCTGTCTCTGTCTGTGGCAATCGGCTGATGATTAAACTGAAAGATGGCCGAAAG GTGGAGACTGATCATATTGTGGCTGCAGTAGGGCTGGAGCCTAATGTGGAATTAGCAAAGTcagctgggctggaggtggACTCTGACTTTGGAGGGTTCAGGGTGaatgcagagctgcaggcacgCTCCAATATCTGGGTG GCAGGGGATGCTGCCTGCTTCTATGATATCAAACTAGGTAGGAGACGTGTAGAGCACCATGATCATGCTGTTGTGAGTGGAAGACTAGCTGGAGAAAACATGACAGGAGCTGCGAAACCCTACTGGCATCAGTCCATGTTCTG GAGCGATCTAGGTCCTAACGTAGGGTATGAAGCCATTGGCCTTGTTGACAGTAGTTTGCCAACAGTAGGAGTCTTTGctaaagcaacagcaaaagaTACACCGAAAAGTGCAACGGAGCAATCAG GGACAGGTATTCGATCAGAGAGcgaaacagaagcagaagccTCAGAAGTTCACATTTCTCCAAGCTTTTCACCAACGCCTCAAGTTCCAAAGCAAGGAGAAGATTATGGCAAAGGTGTCATTTTCTACCTCAGGGATAAAGTTGTGGTAGGAATCGTATTATGGAACATCTTCAACAGGATGCCTATTGCTCGAAAG ATCATCAAAGATGGGGAGGAGCATGATGATCTCAATGAAGTAGCAAAGCTTTTCAACATCCACGAAGAGTAA
- the BCORL1 gene encoding BCL-6 corepressor-like protein 1 — protein MISTAPLYSGVHNWTSTERIRMCGLNEERRAPLSDEESKTSSSQHLGSQEFCVSSSLSEVELTAVSGGGSSAQGLDADGKVEEKLGPKLEEQPPDPNPNPECAGKTVKDDALGPLASQGDGRGQEPAIPRAAEQESSGADAAWTPADPHSDKQADAPPACSVAPESEPAEKEKTTPSAGAQGPGVLAEGTLSVVVSSCNTSASTPATFTLNRVCFPTSQAPAMQKLPLSFQAGAVLSPSQSLVYIPPPSCGQPLSVATLPATLGVSSTLTLPVLPSYLHERCLPGIIASPELRSYPYTFSVTRPLASDAKVVSVEVNQLSCPSPSGGSGAQAAAEGAPPSTAGPSLSSSQPPLAASCGSAAPSSGTSAQARAPAAPEPHAPGAAATSLSPLKSPPQLEREMVSSPECSEMPLDLSSKSNRQKLPPPSQRKTPPMPILTPVHTSGKALLTTVLSKSQRAAQTTGSSVTSCLGTTPPLVIFPEFLRNGEQGSWVKNTTLISTIPGTYVGVANPVPASLLLSKDPGVSFNRDPRHLPKQEPISIIDQGEPRSAGVPCGKKANQVSTEGQQDPARRHLHGRVVPGAPLCQSKDISTWNPGQGSVYPRCPMNGKPSNPQLLPLGWSPYHQTPLLSIGISTAGQLPPNQNSSCKPAGAGELPTFPSVQPTESSTAAQSLPEGLPRLPPQEREAAAKSKSCRALPKLYEEPANPVPLDAGPSLQTSALDVKGGKGKLDNPQKSQECEQPEADASKEGNVQTEAPQGSCSLKQLEAKPKNQVLAAYLSHDLPTAGQQNLRMISEVPTVATESQRKEPGCEGSQEPPAAEPLQCMRQVDLCRVKKERVECDVSFTSVTCLRAGTAPQAFAEVKLKGAGQIKQEGSVRCKSKRQQDGDTRQAHKRLKCQAQDSEESPSKSGSRSVHGRKWRKHHDNPHELSKREGRTSLGSVKDHNSLRVKRKRRRPAKTEFPSPAHRGDSHEEGYLEKKPKNNFRDFIPVVLSSRTRSQSGSIAGSSAGVTGECDVSGQEILPLLEEDQEEEEEEEEEETSLKRRKLRKSHRTSRYHSRRARDRSVSERSSCYTRRTRELPWRVESPRQLWEPNEEEEEDDSHIKRKKRRRQKSRKYQTGEYLTEREEERVGYPHRRRKSKADFRYRKQKEPVKGKGTELRLRSRLSPSPRKSQGRPDFRNGFFLEHSDSSPVQEELEKPSGKRKCKTKHLAGICDEGKGKGCWNQPKMRSLKKPQDLWTLCKSRRVSPGSSPELPMAQNIPPGARRLIVNKNAGETLLQRAARLGYKDVVLYCLQKKSSDVNHRDNAGYTALHEACARGWIDILHILLEHGANVNCSAQDGTRPVHDAVANDNLETMWLLLSYGADPTLATYSGQTAVKLATSEVMKRFLCDYLSDLQGRTDGDPRTAWDFYSSSVLEGKDSIGCDLLLNPPGSSDQEEEEQEADNFMFEFSDKPLLPSYNLQVSVSRGPCNWFLFSDVLKRLKLSSRIFQARFPHFEIATLPKAEFQRQVSLSQVLAQEEVPESPEPAPGAAETVELVHYEPELLQLLGSAVEYQAWSS, from the exons ATGATCTCTACAGCACCTCTCTATAGTGGGGTGCACAACTGGACCAGCACAGAGCGGATTCGCATGTGTGGCCTCAACGAGGAGAG GAGAGCCCCCCTTTCTGATGAGGAGTCTAAAACAAGCAGCTCCCAGCACTTGGGGTCTCAAGAGTTTTGCGTCAGCAGCAGCCTTTCCGAG GTGGAGCTCACAGCAGTCAGTGGTGGTGGCAGCAGTGCCCAGGGGCTGGATGCTGATGGCAAGGTGGAGGAGAAGCTTGGACCCAAACTGGAAGAGCAGCCACCTGATCCCAACCCAAACCCGGAGTGTGCGGGAAAGACTGTGAAAGATGATGCCCTGGGCCCTCTGGCAAGCCAGGGGGATGGCAGAGGGCAGGAGCCTGCAAtccccagagctgcagagcaggagagcagTGGTGCTGATGCTGCCTGGACACCTGCAGATCCTCACAGCGACAAGCAGGCTGAtgctcctccagcctgctcTGTGGCTCCAGAGAGCGAGCCTGCTGAGAAGGAGAAAACCACCCCAAGCGCTGGAGCACAAGGGCCGGGCGTGCTGGCAGAAGGGACATTGTCTGTGGTTGTCTCCAGCTGCAACACCTCTGCCTCCACTCCCGCTACTTTTACTTTGAACAGAGTGTGCTTTCCCACATCTCAGGCCCCTGCTATGCAAAAACTGCCCCTGTCCTTTCAGGCTGGGGCAGTTCTGAGCCCAAGCCAGTCGCTGGTGTACATCCCACCACCCAGCTGTGGGCAGCCACTCAGCGTGGCTACACTTCCAGCCACCTTGGGGGTCTCCTCCACCCTCACCCTCCCCGTCCTGCCTTCCTACCTACACGAGCGTTGCCTGCCGGGCATTATCGCTTCCCCAGAGTTGCGCTCCTACCCCTACACCTTCTCCGTCACCAGACCCTTGGCTTCAGACGCCAAAGTGGTGTCTGTGGAGGTGAACCAGCTTAGCTGCCCTTCGCCCTCAGGCGGAAGCGGTGCCCAGGCTGCTGCCGAGGGTGCTCCCCCGTCCACCGCTGGCCCTTCCCTCTCATCCAGCCAGCCTCCGCTGGCAGCATCGTGTGGGAGCGCTGCTCCCTCTTCCGGCACCAGTGCGCAAGCcagagccccagcagctccGGAGCCGCACGCACCGGGGGCTGCTGCCACTTCACTCTCTCCTCTGAAGTCCCCTCCACAGCTGGAGCGTGAGATGGTCTCCTCTCCAGAGTGCAGCGAGATGCCTCTTGATCTCTCCTCCAAGTCCAATCGTCAGAAACTGCCTCCACCCAGTCAGCGCAAAACACCTCCTATGCCCATCCTCACACCCGTGCACACCAGCGGTAAAGCACTTCTCACCACGGTCCTGTCCAAGTCCCAGCGTGCGGCCCAGACTACGGGCAGCAGTGTCACCTCGTGTCTCGGCACCACCCCTCCCTTAGTCATCTTCCCTGAGTTCCTGCGCAACGGCGAGCAGGGCTCCTGGGTGAAGAACACCACGCTCATCAGCACCATTCCAGGCACCTACGTCGGCGTCGCCAACCCGGTGCCTGCCTCGCTACTGCTCAGCAAGGACCCGGGTGTGAGCTTCAACAGGGACCCGCGCCACCTTCCCAAGCAGGAGCCTATTTCCATCATCGATCAGGGAGAGCCTCGCAGCGCTGGGGTTCCCTGTGGGAAGAAAGCCAACCAGGTCAGCACAGAAGGACAGCAGGATCCTGCCAGGAGACATCTTCATGGCAGAGTTGTTCCAGGAGCTCCTTTATGTCAGTCCAAGGACATCTCCACCTGGAATCCCGGCCAGGGAAGTGTGTACCCACGATGCCCCATGAATGGAAAACCTTCCAATCCTCAGCTTCTGCCTCTCGGCTGGTCTCCTTATCATCAAACTCCCCTGCTTTCAATTGGCATCTCCACAGCAGGGCAGCTACCCCCAAACCAGAACAGCTCCTGCAAGCCAGCTGGTGCAGGTGAGCTCCCAACATTCCCGAGCGTCCAGCCCACAGAGTCCAGCACAGCTGCCCAGAGCCTGCCAGAGGGACTGCCCAGGCTCCCACCTCAGGAACGGGAAGCTGCAGCCAAGAGCAAGAGCTGCCGGGCCTTGCCCAAGCTCTACGAGGAGCCGGCCAATCCAGTCCCGTTGGATGCAGGTCCATCTCTTCAGACCAGTGCTTTGGATGTgaaaggggggaaggggaagctggACAACCCTCAGAAGAGTCAGGAGTGTGAGCAACCAGAGGCTGACGCCAGTAAGGAGGGCAATGTACAGACTGAGGCTCCCCAGGGGAGCTGTAGCCTCAAACAGTTGGAAGCAAAGCCTAAAAACCAAGTGTTAGCAGCGTATTTGTCCCATGATCTGCCCACGGCTGGGCAGCAGAACCTGCGAATGATTTCAGAGGTGCCCACTGTGGCCACGGAGAGTCAACGCAAGGAGCCGGGCTGTGAAGGCTCGCAGGAGCCACCAGCTGCAGAACCCCTGCAGTGCATGCGTCAGGTGGATCTGTGCAGGGTCAAGAAGGAGCGAGTGGAGTGTGATGTGTCATTTACTTCTGTGACTTGCCTGCGAGCTGGGACTGCTCCCCAGGCCTTTGCCGAGGTCAAGCTCAAAGGAGCAGGCCAAATCAAGCAAGAGGGCAGTGTGCGCTGCAAGTCCAAGCggcagcaggatggggacaCCAGGCAGGCCCACAAGAGACTGAAGTGCCAAGCCCAGGACAGTGAGGAGTCCCCAAGCAAATCGGGGAGCCGGAGTGTGCATGGCCGGAAG TGGCGAAAACACCATGACAATCCACATGAACTCAGCAAACGAGAAGGCCGAACCAGCCTGGGATCAGTGAAGGATCACAACAGCCTCAGGGTAAAGCGTAAGCGCAGAAGGCCAGCAAAGACAGAGTTCCCGTCTCCGGCGCACCGTGGGGACAGCCACGAGGAAG GTTACCTTGAGAAGAAGCCCAAGAACAACTTTCGGGATTTCATTCCAGTGGTGTTGAGCAGCCGGACGCGCAGTCAGTCAG GAAGCATTGCTGGCTCTTCTGCTGGTGTGACGGGAGAGTGTGATGTGAGTGGTCAGGAGATTTTACCGTTGCTGGAGGAGGatcaggaagaagaggaggaggaagaggaggaggagacatCCTTGAAACGTCGCAAGCTGCGAAAATCCCACAGGACATCACGCTATCATAGCCGCAGGGCCAGGGACAGGTCTGTGTCTGAGAGGAGCAGCTGTTACACGAGGAGGACCCGGGAGCTGCCCTGGAGAGTGGAATCACCCAGGCAGCTGTGGGAGCCcaatgaggaggaggaagaagatgacAGCCAcatcaaaaggaagaaaaggagacgACAGAAAAGTCGGAAATACCAGACAGGGGAGTATTTGACTGAGCGAGAGGAGGAGCGAGTGGGCTACCCTCACAGGAGGCGAAAATCCAAAGCAG attttAGGTACCGGAAGCAGAAGGAGCCTGTGAAGGGTAAAGGCACAGAGCTACGACTGAGGAGCAGGCTTTCCCCATCGCCCCGAAAATCTCAAGGACGCCCAGACTTTCGGAATGGCTTCTTCCTGGAGCACTCTGACAGCTCTCCTGTCCAAGAAGAGCTGGAGAAACCATCAGGAAAACgcaaatgtaaaacaaaacacctgGCAGGGATCTGTGATGAGGGAAAG ggGAAAGGCTGCTGGAACCAGCCCAAAATGCGCTCTCTGAAGAAGCCCCAGGACTTGTGGACACTTTGTAAGTCCCGTCGGGTCAGCCCAGGGAGTTCCCCCGAATTGCCCATGGCCCAAAACATTCCTCCTGGCGCTCGACGGCTGATTGTGAACAAAAATGCAGGGGAGACCCTTCTGCAGCGAGCAGCTCGCCTGGGCTACAAG GACGTAGTGCTCTATTGcctgcagaaaaagagcagtGACGTGAACCATCGTGACAACGCTGGCTACACAGCTCTGCACGAAGCCTGTGCACGAGGCTGGATCGACATCCTCCACATTCTGCTAGAGCACGGCGCCAACGTGAACTGCAGTGCACAGGATGGCACAAG GCCTGTCCATGATGCAGTAGCAAACGACAACCTGGAAACCATGTGGCTTCTACTCTCCTATGGTGCTGATCCCACTCTGGCCACTTACTCTGGGCAGACAGCTGTGAAGCTTGCCACCAGTGAAGTGATGAAGCGCTTCCTCTGCG attACCTTTCAGATCTCCAGGGGCGCACTGATGGAGATCCTCGAACAGCATGGGACTTctacagcagctctgtgctaG AGGGGAAAGATAGCATTGGATGCGATCTTCTGCTCAACCCTCCAGGAAGTTCAgaccaggaggaagaggagcaagaAGCAGACAACTTCATGTTTGAGTTTTCAGACAAGCCACTGCTTCCCAGCTATAACCTCCAAGTGTCAGTCTCTCGGGG GCCCTGCAACTGGTTCCTCTTCTCCGATGTGCTCAAGCGGCTGAAGCTGTCCTCCCGCATCTTCCAGGCCCGCTTCCCGCACTTCGAGATCGCCACGCTGCCCAAGGCGGAGTTCCAGCGCCAGGTCTCTCTCAGCCAGGTGCTGGCACAGGAGGAGGTGCCGGAGAGCCCCGAGCCAGCGCCGGGCGCTGCAGAGACAGTGGAGCTGGTGCACTACGAGCccgagctgctgcagctgctgggttCAGCGGTGGAGTACCAGGCCTGGAGCAGCTGA
- the LOC115333746 gene encoding cytochrome c1-like, with product MEALAAQEIASQQPAEQQDRVHSVAVATTETTHEVRATDSGAAPTAQPALAEEEEWEEDSDKELSQGEDFTTTTTTTIWVNPLVPELFQDPHAGPQEGRSSKGTEVAAEAAGELQSASPAPAGLTGAEPAGSALDGAPEEEGHHAPLAPAAQDEAKKSPASPVFGEQDTAAAAESQAPAPHSSAAFTAALQDVADRIVRGVLMEALAAQEIASQQPTEQRDLAQSMDAVMAPQTPAGPQDPESPLAREPQAEASTAPLVPAARDDGEDTAFPMSGGHQEEASTTVVSQAVHKDKVAASLPPNPPADAGAPHLAPAVDEEGEAAASPLARDPQHQVASEHRGDAQRSSGRSDVPEDDSGIAALPHAPARRRQPSLFRRALRALRRAFCSTCMAGEQEQ from the exons ATGGAGGCTCTGGCTGCACAGGAGATAGCCAGCCAGCAGCCGGCGGAACAGCAGGACCGGGTACACAGCGTGGCTGTCGCAACGACAGAAACAACACACGAGGTCCGGGCAACTGACAGCGGCGCGGCCCCTACGGCTCAGCCCGCCTTggccgaggaggaggagtgggaagAGGACAGCGACAAAGAGCTGTCCCAAGGGGAAgacttcaccaccaccaccaccaccaccatctgGGTCAACCCCTTGGTCCCGGAGCTCTTCCAGGACCCCCACGCTGGTCCCCAGGAGGGGCGCAGCAGCAAGGGCACAGAGGTGGCAGCAGAGGCGGCTGGCGAGCTGCAGAGtgcctctcctgctccagcggGGCTCACGGGTGCTGAGCCAGCAGGTTCTGCTCTGGACGGTGCCCCTGAGGAAGAGGGGCACCACGCGCCTCTCGCTCCCGCAGCGCAGGACGAAGCCAAGAAGTCACCGGCTTCTCCTGTCTTTGGCGAGCAGGACACAGCAGCGGCGGCAGAGAGCCAGGCACCAGCCCCGCACAGCTCCGCAGCATTCACCGCGGCTCTGCAGGACGTTGCCGACCGCATTGTGAGGGGGGTCCTGATGGAGGCTCTGGCTGCACAGGAGATAGCCAGCCAGCAGCCGACAGAACAGCGGGACCTGGCACAAAGCATGGATGCGGTGATGGCACCGCAAACACCTGCAGGACCTCAGGACCCGGAGTCTCCCTTGGCTCGAGAACCTCAGGCAGAGGCCAGCACAGCCCCGCTCGTGCCAGCGGCACGCGACGATGGAGAAGACACAGCTTTTCCCATGTCTGGAGGGCACCAAGAAGAGGCCAGCACCACTGTTGTCTCCCAGGCAGTGCACAAGGACAAAGTGGCTGCTTCATTGCCTCCAAACCCTCCGGCAGATGCTGGCGCGCCCCACCTTGCCCCAGCAGTggatgaggaaggagaggcagcgGCTTCTCCCTTGGCTCGGGACCCTCAGCACCAG GTGGCCTCCGAGCACAGAGGCGACGCGCAGCGATCCTCCGGCCGCAGCGACGTGCCCGAGGATGACTCAG GCATCGCCGCCCTCCCGCACGCCCCAGCTCGACGGCGACAGCCCTCCCTCTTCAGGAGGGCGCTCAGGGCTCTGCGCAGGGCGTTCTGCTCTACCTGCATGGCGGGAGAGCAAGAGCAGTAG